In Methanothermus fervidus DSM 2088, a single genomic region encodes these proteins:
- a CDS encoding transcriptional regulator, ArsR family (InterPro IPR010163: IPR011991: IPR001845~KEGG: mth:MTH517 hypothetical protein~PFAM: regulatory protein ArsR~SPTR: O26617 Conserved protein~TIGRFAM: CRISPR locus-related DNA-binding protein~PFAM: Bacterial regulatory protein, arsR family~TIGRFAM: CRISPR locus-related DNA-binding protein) — MKVLVSPLDSLESFMFCVTRFSPNRTYLIFDKEEYEEKVENLEKVKETMSFINIKETVVESSDIVAAAKKIIEIIENEKNNEITVNITCSNNLQSFGMLYGCYAKYRYVDRIVYLKDTKEILDIPILSFGISKTKKEILMEITKGTTSVKELSNKLDISRGMVYNHIRDLREKGMIKKDELKVTTAGKLAILGDI; from the coding sequence ATGAAAGTATTGGTATCTCCATTAGATTCATTAGAATCATTTATGTTTTGTGTAACACGTTTTTCACCAAATCGTACATACTTAATTTTTGATAAGGAAGAATATGAAGAAAAAGTTGAAAATTTAGAGAAAGTTAAAGAAACAATGAGTTTTATAAATATAAAGGAGACTGTAGTAGAAAGTAGTGACATTGTTGCAGCTGCTAAAAAAATCATTGAAATAATTGAAAATGAAAAAAATAATGAAATAACTGTAAACATTACCTGTAGTAATAATTTACAAAGTTTTGGAATGTTATATGGTTGCTATGCAAAATACAGGTATGTAGACAGGATTGTATATTTAAAGGATACAAAGGAAATTTTAGATATTCCAATACTTAGTTTTGGTATATCAAAAACAAAAAAAGAGATATTAATGGAAATTACAAAAGGTACGACTAGTGTGAAAGAATTATCAAATAAATTAGATATAAGTAGAGGGATGGTTTACAATCATATTAGAGATCTTAGGGAGAAGGGAATGATAAAAAAAGATGAATTAAAAGTAACAACTGCTGGGAAGCTAGCAATACTTGGTGATATTTGA